A part of Lysobacter stagni genomic DNA contains:
- the fliD gene encoding flagellar filament capping protein FliD — MAISSLGSGIDIPSLVSQLVAAERSPVESRISRGENAAKTQLSAIGSLKSVFSNLKTALDKLRKEDGSNARTTTVPDKAPYTATADTTAAVGQYQVEVLDIASAHKLTSAGMSADTKLGPGKLVIEAGDKKIEVEIKEGRDTLADIRSAINTAAAGKGVSASLVNADDGQHLVLTATDTGTAGKLRVTAEGDGLAPLVYDPGVSTAMTETVQAKDAQVKIDGGLIRTSSKNSITDLLPGVTLTLTEAKPGETFTFKVATDDAALKTTLQSFISAYNTSISLTKSLTAYNAETKTASALTGDSMVRGLQSQLRNLASEQVVALKDLGVKINTDGTLSLTNSDLTKALAEDPGALSRLFSGDDSYGADLESMLDSVLDSEGLLDSRTTSLNARLKTYDTQYEDLDRRMESLQARYTAQFTAMEQMVTQLQGSSGYLSQQLASMS; from the coding sequence ATGGCCATCTCCAGCCTCGGTTCCGGCATCGACATCCCTTCGCTCGTCTCGCAGCTCGTCGCTGCCGAGCGTTCGCCGGTCGAATCGCGCATCTCACGCGGCGAAAACGCCGCCAAGACCCAGCTGTCCGCCATCGGCTCGCTCAAGAGCGTCTTCTCCAACCTGAAGACCGCGCTGGACAAGCTTCGCAAGGAAGACGGCAGCAACGCCCGCACCACCACGGTGCCCGACAAGGCGCCCTACACCGCCACCGCCGACACCACCGCCGCGGTTGGCCAGTACCAGGTCGAAGTGCTGGACATCGCCAGCGCACACAAACTCACCTCGGCCGGCATGTCGGCCGATACCAAGCTTGGTCCCGGCAAGCTCGTCATCGAGGCCGGCGACAAGAAGATCGAAGTCGAGATCAAGGAAGGCCGCGACACGCTGGCCGACATCCGCAGCGCCATCAACACGGCCGCAGCGGGCAAGGGCGTGTCCGCCAGCCTGGTCAACGCCGACGACGGCCAGCACCTGGTGCTCACCGCGACCGACACCGGCACCGCCGGCAAGCTGCGCGTCACCGCCGAAGGCGATGGCCTGGCGCCGCTGGTCTACGACCCCGGCGTGTCCACCGCGATGACCGAAACCGTGCAGGCCAAGGACGCGCAGGTGAAGATCGACGGCGGCCTCATCCGCACGTCCAGCAAGAACAGCATCACCGACCTGCTGCCGGGCGTGACCCTCACGCTGACCGAAGCCAAGCCGGGCGAGACCTTCACCTTCAAGGTGGCCACCGACGACGCCGCGCTGAAGACCACGCTGCAGTCGTTCATCAGCGCCTACAACACGTCGATCTCGCTGACCAAATCGCTGACCGCCTACAACGCCGAGACCAAGACCGCCTCGGCACTCACCGGCGACAGCATGGTGCGTGGCCTGCAGAGCCAGCTGCGCAATCTCGCCAGCGAACAGGTCGTGGCGCTCAAGGACCTGGGCGTGAAGATCAACACCGACGGCACGCTGTCGCTGACCAACAGCGATCTCACCAAGGCCCTGGCCGAAGACCCGGGTGCGCTTTCGCGCCTGTTCTCGGGCGACGACAGCTACGGCGCGGACCTGGAAAGCATGCTCGACAGCGTGCTGGACAGCGAGGGCCTGCTGGATTCGCGCACCACCAGCCTCAACGCGCGTCTGAAGACCTACGACACGCAGTACGAAGACCTGGATCGCCGCATGGAATCGCTGCAGGCCCGCTATACCGCGCAGTTCACCGCGATGGAACAGATGGTCACGCAGCTGCAGGGCAGCAGTGGCTACCTGTCGCAGCAACTCGCCTCGATGTCGTAA
- the fliS gene encoding flagellar export chaperone FliS, which yields MLGAHRNYANQYRSTGVSTAVLEADPHRLVALMLAGARDRVRLAGACLERGDIPRKAKAISDASGLIGGLNSALNLDAGGEIAAGLQSLYDYAQQRLLSANVDNDGAALTEVDGLLGDIESAWLAITPKAATP from the coding sequence ATGCTCGGCGCCCACCGCAACTACGCCAACCAGTACCGCAGCACCGGCGTGAGCACCGCCGTGCTCGAAGCCGATCCGCACCGCCTCGTCGCCCTGATGCTGGCCGGCGCACGCGACCGCGTCCGCCTGGCCGGCGCATGCCTGGAGCGCGGCGACATCCCGCGCAAGGCCAAGGCCATCAGCGACGCCAGCGGACTGATCGGCGGCCTCAACAGCGCGCTGAACCTGGACGCGGGCGGCGAGATCGCCGCCGGCCTGCAGTCGCTGTACGACTACGCGCAACAACGCCTGCTCTCGGCCAACGTCGACAACGACGGCGCCGCGCTGACCGAAGTCGATGGCCTGCTGGGCGACATCGAATCGGCATGGCTGGCCATCACGCCCAAGGCCGCCACGCCGTGA
- the flgL gene encoding flagellar hook-associated protein FlgL, with protein sequence MNSRISTSGVYQQSLNTMLSKQAGLSHTQQQLASGKRLVTAKDDPVAAGTAVSLDRASAELERFGENANLLGNRLNLQESVLAQAGEQLARVRELTIQSNNASLSSDDKKAITAELKVIRDELISLANSQDGNGRYLFGGTADDHAPFVVNGGNVTYSGDQSQRKVEIAPDHFVADAIPGSELFMRVRSGDGRVDGSATATNTGTGVLMEFGLDANAAWTGQSYEVVFTAPDAYELRDSTGAVVGTGTYASGEGISVGGLNLRIDGAPATGDSFSIGPARTQDVFGMLGDLIGALELPDDTPEQRATQQNALQASLRNAATAQDHFIDGRATGGAQLAAIDSAAELREAQSVTLETTLSGIRDLDYAEAISRFTLESTALQAAQKAFMRLQSSSLFDLI encoded by the coding sequence ATGAACTCGCGCATCTCCACCAGCGGCGTCTACCAGCAGTCGCTGAACACCATGTTGTCCAAGCAGGCCGGCCTGTCGCACACGCAGCAGCAGCTGGCCAGCGGCAAGCGACTGGTCACGGCCAAGGACGATCCGGTCGCGGCCGGCACCGCGGTCTCGCTCGATCGCGCCTCCGCCGAACTGGAACGCTTCGGCGAGAACGCCAACCTGCTCGGCAATCGCCTCAACCTGCAGGAAAGCGTGCTCGCGCAGGCCGGCGAACAGCTGGCGCGCGTGCGCGAGCTGACCATCCAGTCCAACAACGCCAGCCTTTCCAGCGACGACAAGAAGGCGATCACCGCCGAGCTGAAGGTGATCCGCGACGAACTCATCAGCCTGGCCAACAGCCAGGACGGCAACGGGCGTTATCTGTTCGGCGGCACGGCCGACGACCATGCACCGTTCGTGGTCAACGGTGGCAACGTCACCTATTCCGGCGACCAGTCGCAGCGCAAGGTCGAGATCGCGCCCGATCATTTCGTCGCCGATGCGATTCCCGGCAGCGAGTTGTTCATGCGCGTGCGCAGCGGCGACGGCCGTGTGGACGGCAGCGCCACGGCCACCAACACCGGCACCGGCGTGCTGATGGAATTCGGCCTGGACGCCAATGCGGCGTGGACCGGCCAGAGCTACGAAGTGGTGTTCACCGCGCCCGATGCCTATGAGTTGCGCGATTCCACCGGCGCCGTGGTGGGCACCGGCACGTATGCCAGCGGCGAAGGCATCAGCGTGGGCGGACTCAACCTGCGCATCGACGGCGCACCGGCGACGGGCGACAGCTTCAGCATCGGACCTGCGCGCACGCAGGACGTGTTCGGCATGCTCGGCGACCTGATCGGCGCGCTCGAGTTGCCCGACGACACGCCCGAACAGCGCGCGACGCAACAGAACGCGTTGCAGGCATCGCTGCGCAACGCCGCCACCGCGCAGGACCATTTCATCGACGGGCGCGCCACCGGCGGCGCCCAGCTGGCCGCCATCGACAGCGCCGCCGAACTGCGCGAAGCGCAGTCGGTGACGCTGGAGACCACGTTGTCGGGTATCCGCGACCTGGACTACGCCGAGGCGATCAGCCGCTTCACCCTCGAAAGCACCGCGCTGCAGGCCGCCCAGAAGGCGTTCATGCGGCTGCAGTCGAGTTCGTTGTTCGATCTGATCTGA
- a CDS encoding flagellin has product MAQVINSNVMSLNAQRNLNTSSASLGTTIQRLSSGLRINSAKDDAAGLAISERFSTQIRGLDVAVRNANDGISLAQSAEGAMVEIGNNLQRIRELSVQSANATNSQSDRDALNAEVTQLVSEIDRVANQTNFNGTKLLDGSFAGALFQVGANSGQTIAVNSIVDANANALGKAQFAAATTSTAAVAGGTATATGTYSGMSINGVTVDDVKVGIGDSGADVSKRLAAAINDKMDQTGVYASLDSGNKLTLTSLNAGKDLTFTAGTMSGGAGITMAEAGIAAGTAAAGSTKYIKDLNISSFTGAQQAMEIVDKALTSVNSARADMGAVQNRFTSTIANLQATGENLSASRSRIRDADYAKETAELTRTQILSQAGTAMLAQANAVPQNVLSLLG; this is encoded by the coding sequence ATGGCACAAGTCATCAACAGCAACGTGATGTCGCTCAACGCGCAGCGCAACCTGAACACCAGCAGCGCGAGCCTGGGCACCACGATCCAGCGCCTGTCCTCGGGTCTGCGCATCAACAGCGCGAAGGACGACGCCGCCGGTCTGGCCATCTCGGAGCGCTTCAGCACCCAGATCCGCGGTCTCGACGTCGCCGTGCGCAACGCCAACGACGGCATCTCGCTGGCCCAGTCGGCCGAAGGCGCGATGGTTGAGATCGGCAACAACCTGCAGCGTATCCGCGAGCTGTCGGTGCAGTCGGCCAACGCCACCAACTCGCAGTCCGACCGTGACGCGCTGAACGCCGAAGTCACGCAGCTGGTCTCGGAAATCGACCGCGTCGCCAACCAGACCAACTTCAACGGCACCAAGCTGCTCGACGGTTCGTTCGCCGGCGCGCTGTTCCAGGTCGGCGCCAACTCGGGCCAGACCATCGCCGTCAACAGCATCGTCGACGCCAACGCCAACGCCCTGGGCAAGGCCCAGTTCGCCGCCGCGACGACCTCGACCGCCGCGGTCGCGGGCGGTACGGCCACCGCTACCGGCACGTACTCGGGCATGTCCATCAACGGCGTGACCGTCGACGACGTCAAGGTCGGCATCGGCGACAGCGGTGCCGACGTGTCCAAGCGCCTGGCCGCTGCCATCAACGACAAGATGGACCAGACCGGCGTCTACGCCTCGCTGGATTCGGGCAACAAGCTGACGCTGACCTCGCTGAACGCGGGCAAGGACCTGACCTTCACCGCCGGCACGATGTCGGGCGGCGCGGGCATCACGATGGCCGAGGCCGGCATCGCCGCCGGTACCGCCGCGGCCGGCAGCACGAAGTACATCAAGGACCTGAACATCTCCAGCTTCACCGGTGCGCAGCAGGCGATGGAAATCGTCGACAAGGCGCTGACCAGCGTGAACTCGGCCCGCGCCGACATGGGTGCTGTCCAGAACCGTTTCACCTCGACCATCGCCAACCTGCAGGCGACCGGCGAGAACCTGAGCGCCTCGCGCAGCCGCATCCGTGACGCGGACTACGCCAAGGAAACCGCCGAGCTGACCCGCACGCAGATCCTGTCGCAGGCCGGCACCGCGATGCTCGCCCAGGCCAACGCTGTTCCGCAGAACGTGCTCAGCCTGCTGGGCTGA
- a CDS encoding PilZ domain-containing protein produces the protein MTPYAADTALFEQVLVHEDRRAAAFLPGTIDRAVAAAAAMQAERLLAALAHGEGVRNDDADDLAETASAVQRVEAKLDLLLGLFGVLMRERGHLPAPTRLRWSTRGARLNTDERTAPVADGTPGLLRLQPAEWLPDCIELPGQVMAGEPGRLWVRFDPLPAGLADALERHLFRLHRRQVAETRRHR, from the coding sequence ATGACCCCTTACGCGGCCGACACCGCGCTGTTCGAGCAGGTGCTGGTGCACGAGGACCGGCGCGCCGCCGCATTCCTGCCCGGCACGATCGACCGCGCCGTCGCCGCCGCTGCCGCGATGCAGGCCGAACGCCTGCTGGCCGCCCTCGCCCACGGCGAAGGCGTGCGCAACGACGATGCCGACGACCTGGCCGAAACCGCCTCGGCCGTGCAGCGCGTGGAAGCCAAGCTGGACCTGCTGCTGGGGCTGTTCGGCGTGCTGATGCGCGAACGCGGCCACCTGCCCGCCCCGACCCGCCTGCGCTGGTCCACGCGCGGCGCCCGCCTGAACACCGACGAACGCACCGCCCCGGTCGCCGACGGCACCCCGGGCCTGCTGCGCCTGCAGCCGGCCGAATGGCTGCCGGACTGCATCGAGCTCCCCGGCCAGGTCATGGCCGGCGAACCCGGTCGCCTGTGGGTGCGGTTCGACCCGCTGCCGGCAGGGCTGGCCGACGCGCTGGAGCGCCACCTGTTCCGGCTGCACCGCCGCCAGGTCGCCGAGACCCGCCGCCACCGCTGA